One Malania oleifera isolate guangnan ecotype guangnan chromosome 10, ASM2987363v1, whole genome shotgun sequence genomic region harbors:
- the LOC131166325 gene encoding abscisic acid receptor PYL4-like → MPSSLQLQRINTTHQIATAGGSGKQSQTALAMLTRRVLLACSVPETAAQYHTHTLGPNQCCSAVVQTIAAPVSAVWSVVRRFDQPQTYKHFLKSCQVILGDGDVGTLREVRVVSGLPAATSTERLEILDDERHVMSFSVVGGDHRLSNYRSVTTLHPSSPAGNGTVVVESYVVDVPAGNTKEETCVFADTIVRCNLQSLAQIAENLAKTNHKLS, encoded by the coding sequence ATGCCTTCTTCGCTTCAACTGCAAAGAATCAACACCACACACCAAATCGCCACCGCCGGCGGCAGCGGCAAGCAATCCCAAACCGCGTTGGCGATGCTCACGCGCCGCGTCCTGCTGGCTTGCTCGGTGCCCGAAACGGCCGCGCAATACCACACCCACACGTTGGGGCCCAACCAGTGCTGCTCCGCCGTAGTGCAGACCATCGCGGCGCCGGTGTCCGCTGTGTGGTCCGTCGTCCGCCGCTTCGACCAGCCCCAAACGTACAAGCACTTCCTGAAGAGCTGCCAGGTCATCCTCGGGGACGGCGACGTGGGCACCCTCCGGGAGGTGCGCGTGGTGTCAGGGCTGCCGGCGGCGACGAGCACGGAACGGCTGGAGATCCTGGACGACGAGCGGCACGTGATGAGCTTCAGCGTCGTAGGCGGGGACCACCGGCTGTCGAACTACCGGTCTGTGACGACGCTACACCCTTCTTCGCCAGCGGGGAACGGGACGGTGGTGGTAGAGTCGTACGTGGTGGATGTGCCAGCGGGAAACACGAAGGAGGAGACTTGCGTGTTCGCCGATACGATCGTGCGGTGCAACTTGCAGTCGCTGGCTCAGATCGCCGAGAACTTGGCCAAGACCAACCACAAATTGTCGTGA